One genomic window of Stigmatopora nigra isolate UIUO_SnigA chromosome 13, RoL_Snig_1.1, whole genome shotgun sequence includes the following:
- the LOC144206261 gene encoding uncharacterized protein LOC144206261 isoform X2, with translation MLAWSPRNASNCTLLWVLNEPAAQRLMDIFLLVDSGLSSKRLGDIWSDCTTHAGLAQHLRDTKVEFNLHAHRNNGEHFFPQRIFGHLPQRIFGHLPQRIFGQLPQRIFGHHPQRIFGHLPQRIFGHHPQRIFGHHPQRIFGHLPQRIFGHFWTLLDTFGHFRTLLDTFGHSTPQWSFGHFFFSPVEFWTLFFSPVEFWTLFFLPSGVLDTFFPPQWSVGHFFSPQWSFGHFFSLVEFWTLFFPRGVLDTFFSLVEFGHFFFSPVEFGHFFFSPVEFGHFFFSPVEFGHFFFSPVEFGHFFFPSGVLDTFFPPQWRLDTFFP, from the exons ATGCTAGCATGGAGCCCACGTAATGCTTCTAACTGTACTTTATTGTGGGTGCTAAATGAGC CTGCGGCGCAAAGGTTGATGGACATCTTCCTCCTGGTGGACAGCGGCTTGAGTTCTAAAAGGCTTGGGGACATCTGGTCCGACTGCACCACACACGCCGGCCTGGCTCAGCATCTCCGGGACACCAAAGTGGAGTTCAACCTGCACGCTCACCGGAACAACGGAGAACACTTCTTTCCCCAGCGGATCTTCGGACACCTTCCCCAGCGGATCTTCGGACACCTTCCCCAGCGGATCTTCGGACAGCTTCCCCAGCGGATCTTCGGACACCATCCCCAGCGGATCTTCGGACACCTTCCCCAGCGGATCTTCGGACACCATCCCCAGCGGATCTTCGGACACCATCCCCAGCGGATCTTCGGACACCTTCCCCAGCGGATcttcggacacttttggacacttttggacacttttggacactttcggacacttttggacacttttggacactcaactccccagtggagttttggacacttttttttctccccagtggagttttggacactttttttctccccagtggagttttggacacttttttttctccccagtggagttttggacactttttttcctccccagtgGAGtgttggacactttttttctccccagtggagttttggacactttttttccctagtggagttttggacactttttttccctcgtggagttttggacacttttttttccctagtggagtttggacacttttttttctccccagtggagtttggacacttttttttctccccagtggagtttggacacttttttttctccccagtggagtttggacacttttttttctccccagtggagtttggacacttttttttccctagtggagtattggacactttttttcctccccagtggagattggacactttttttccctag
- the LOC144206261 gene encoding uncharacterized protein LOC144206261 isoform X1: MDTQLPGGVLDTFGHSAPRWSFGHFWTLLDTQLPGGVLDTFGQSAPRWSFGHFWTLLDTQLPGGVLDTFGHSAPRWSFGHFWTISSPVEFLTLLDNQLPGGVLDTFGHSAPRWSFGHFWTISSPVEFWTLSSPVEFWTLLDTQLPGGVLDTFGHSARRWSFGHFWTLSSPVEFWTLLDTQLPSGVLDTFFLPSGVLDTFGHFFSPQLSFGHFWTLFFSPVEFWTLLDTQLPSGVLDTFFYPQWSFGHFSPQWSIGHFWTLFSPVEYWTLFFLPSGVLDTFGHFFSPVEFWTLLDTFFLPSGVLDTFLPSGVLDTFLPSGVLDTFLYSPVEYWTFFFTP, translated from the coding sequence ATGGACACTCAGCTCcccggtggagttttggacacttttggacactcagctccccggtggagttttggacacttttggacacttttggacactcagctccccggtggagttttggacacttttggacaatcagctccccggtggagttttggacacttttggacacttttggacactcagctccccggtggagttttggacacttttggacactcagctccccggtggagttttggacacttttggacaatcagctccccggtggagtttttgacacttttggacaatcagctccccggtggagttttggacacttttggacactcagctccccggtggagttttggacacttttggacaatcagctccccggtggagttttggacactcagctccccggtggagttttggacacttttggacactcagctccccggtggagttttggacacttttggacactcagctcgtcggtggagttttggacacttttggacactcagctccccagtggagttttggacacttttggacactcagctccccagtggagtattggacactttttttctccccagtggagttttggacacttttggacactttttttctccccagttgagttttggacacttttggacactttttttctccccagtggagttttggacacttttggacactcagctccccagtggagtattggacacttttttttatccccagtggagttttggacacttttctccccagtggagtattggacacttttggacacttttctccccagtggagtattggacacttttttttctcccaagtggagttttggacacttttggacactttttctccccagtggaattttggacacttttggacactttttttctcccaagtggagttttggacacttttctccccagtggagtattggacacttttctccccagtggagtattggacacttttttgtactccccagtggagtattggacatttttttttactccctag